A region of the Curtobacterium flaccumfaciens pv. betae genome:
GGGACCAGCGGTGCGGCCCCCGCCGCGGCGGCTCCGGCCCCCGCACCGGCTCCGGCTCCGGCCCCCGCCCCCGCACAGCAGGCTGCCCCGCAGCCCGCCGCACCGGCACCGGCTCCTGCCGAGCAGGCCGCCCCGCAGCCGAGCACGACCGAGTCGACGCCCGCCCCGGCAGCGACCACGCCGAGCAAGCCGGCCCCGGTCAAGACGAGCGGTAAGACCTACAAGATCACCTCGGGCGACACGCTCGACACGATCGCGACGAAGCTCGGGATCGACGGCGGCTGGAAGCAGCTCTGGGCCGCGAACACGTCGACCATCGACGACGCGAACCTGATCTACGCCGGCCAGGAGCTCCAGCTCCCCGCCTGATCTCTCCGCAGACCGAACACGACGACGCCCCACGACTCGAGTCGTGGGGCGTCGTCGTGCGTGCGGCCTCGCGGTGCCGGACTACTGCGGGTTGTCGGCGAGCCAGCCCGCCACGTCGTCGGACCGGAGCGCCTGGGACAGGGACCCGACGGCGAGCTCGTTCAGGTTCACGATCGACTGCCCGTCCGGTGCCGTCCCGGAGCCCGCGGTCGGCACCGTGAAGGTCACGAGGTCGTCGGCCCGGACCGCTCGGAGCGACCACCCGAGTTCCGCCATCCGAGTGAACGAGAACCCGGCGTCGACCGACAGGTGCGCACTCGTCGCGGCGACGAAGTCCTGGATGCGCCCGGGGTTGGTGACGGTGCCACGGGACAGCAGCCCGTTCACGACGCCGCGCATGAACGCCTGCTGGTTGCGGACGCGGGTGTGGTCGGCGTCGACGAAGGAGTAGCGCTCTCGGACGAAGGCCAGTGCTGCGGCCCCGTCGAGCCGGTTCGCCCCGG
Encoded here:
- a CDS encoding transglycosylase family protein, with the translated sequence MKKLSRTRTIVGGLAFAGIAATGVGLAAAPANAASGSTWDQLAQCESGGNWAINTGNGYYGGLQFNLGTWQANGGAGNPASASREAQIAVAERVLASQGWGAWPACSAQLGLSGTSGAAPAAAAPAPAPAPAPAPAPAQQAAPQPAAPAPAPAEQAAPQPSTTESTPAPAATTPSKPAPVKTSGKTYKITSGDTLDTIATKLGIDGGWKQLWAANTSTIDDANLIYAGQELQLPA